Below is a genomic region from Pedobacter cryoconitis.
CAGGGTATTCATAGGTGTATTTAAACCGATGAAATCTTCTGTCTGCCTGGTATCTATATTAAACTTAGCCAGACGCAGTGCGGAGAAAATAGTCATCATAAAGCCCAGATAAGGCAGGTACGGAGAAGAAAAATCACTCTGTGTGAGTAACTGGAACATCACCACCCCTGGCAAAAATCCGAAACTTACCATGTCTGCTAAAGAATCAAGCTCTTTACCGATAGGGGATTTCACATGCAGCAATCTGGCTGCGAAGCCGTCAAAAAAGTCGCATATACCGGATATTAACACCGCATATGCTGCAATATTTAAGTCTCCTTTAAATGCAAAAACTACGCCTATACATCCCGAAAAGAGGTTGGCACAGGTTAATGCATTGGGAATGTGTTTCTTCATATCCGACTAGCTGTTCATAGAAATTAAGAACTCTTCGTTAGTTTTTGTGTTCTTGATTTGTGCCTGAACAAACTCCATAGCCTCCTGTGCATTCATATCTGCAAGGTGGTTACGTAAGATCCATACGCGTTGTAAGGTATCTCTGTCATGTAATAAGTCATCTCTACGGGTACTTGATGCTGTGATATCAATAGCAGGGAAGATACGTTTGTTAGACAATTTACGGTCTAATTGTAATTCCATGTTACCTGTTCCTTTGAATTCTTCGAAAATTACTTCGTCCATTTTAGAACCTGTATCTGTTAATGCAGTTGCTAAAATAGTTAAAGATCCTCCTCTTTCAATGTTACGGGCAGCACCAAAGAAACGTTTTGGTTTATGTAAAGCATTTGCGTCCACACCACCAGATAAGATTTTACCAGATGCAGGAGCAGTTGTATTGTAAGCACGGGCAAGGCGTGTAATCGAATCCAGCAGGATCACTACATCATGTCCGCATTCTACTAAACGTTTTGCTTTTTCCAATACGATATTGGCAATTTTAACGTGACGTTCAGCTGGCTCATCAAAAGTAGAGGCGATAACTTCTGCGCGTACACTTCTTGCCATATCTGTTACCTCTTCCGGACGCTCATCGATCAGTAAAATGATCAGATAAACTTCAGGGTGGTTTTTAGCAATTGCATTGGCAACTTCTTTCAGCAGATTTGTTTTACCTGTTTTAGGTTGTGCAACGATCAAACCACGCTGACCTTTACCTATTGGGGTAAATAAGTCAATGATACGGGTAGAGTAGTTATTGGTTTCTGTGAAAAGATTTAATCTTTCTGTCGGGAATAGTGGGGTCAGGTAGTCGAAAGGGACTCTGTCTCTTACATCAGCTGGTAAACGGCCGTTGATTGTTTCTACTCTAACCAGGGGAAAATATTTCTCGCCTTCTTTTGGAGGGCGGATACTTCCTTTAACGGTATCTCCGGTTTTTAAACCGAAAAGTTTGATTTGAGATTGTGAAACGTAAATATCATCCGGAGAAGAAAGGTAGTTGTAATCTGCCGATCTTAAAAAACCATATCCATCAGGCATAATTTCCAATACACCTTCGTTGGTGATGGTATTATCGAAATCCAGGTTTGAATAACTGTTTTCGTTTTGCTTCTGATTGCTATTGTTACCGGTGTTGTTATTATTATTGTTGTTATTTTTTGGTCTGTTGTCTTCTCTTACAGGTTTTGCCTTTTTAATTTCGGTATGCGCTGTAACAGCTGGCTGAACAGCTTGTCTTTCTTCAGTTCGTGGTGCCGGGGCAGCAACTGGTGCCGGAGTTTCTGATTGAACATTTCCATCTGCTGCTGCGGCTGCTACTGGTGCAGCTTCAGGCTGAGCCTGTTCTTCTTGCTGTGGCGTATCGAATAAAGATGCTCTGTTGAAATTATTACCGTTATTAGTTGCCGGAGCTTGTTCTGCTTCGTCTTTAGGAATACGTGTCCTTTTTCTAAGCGGTTTCTCTGCTGTATTAATTTTCGGAGCTTTTGGTTTAGCTGTTTTTGCCGGATTTTCTTTGACAGTATCCTCACTGATTGCTGTTTCAGGAACATCAATGGCAGGTGCAGCTTCAGGTTGTTGTTCACTGATTTGATGAATAACTTCAACCAATTCAGCTTTACGCAAATCATCAGCATTCAAGATCCCCTGAGATTTTGCTAACTCCCGCAATTCTGCAGTAAGTTTTTCATTTAATTCTGTTTTGTTAAACATTATGTGGGTGTAGAGAAATTTTTATAAACGAAATTATTTATCAGTAGATCAAGCAAAAAAAATGCAATTATGAATTTGAAAATAGAACAAATTTTTGTGAGATTTTCTGGAATGATCAG
It encodes:
- the pssA gene encoding CDP-diacylglycerol--serine O-phosphatidyltransferase, with the translated sequence MKKHIPNALTCANLFSGCIGVVFAFKGDLNIAAYAVLISGICDFFDGFAARLLHVKSPIGKELDSLADMVSFGFLPGVVMFQLLTQSDFSSPYLPYLGFMMTIFSALRLAKFNIDTRQTEDFIGLNTPMNTLFIVSLPFIQKDYPALIGSSVLLVAITVIMSFLLTSEIRIFSLKFSSFKWEPNKIKFIFLILSAILVAFLQFAAVPFVLVLYIALSLLHFRRVPKL
- the rho gene encoding transcription termination factor Rho translates to MFNKTELNEKLTAELRELAKSQGILNADDLRKAELVEVIHQISEQQPEAAPAIDVPETAISEDTVKENPAKTAKPKAPKINTAEKPLRKRTRIPKDEAEQAPATNNGNNFNRASLFDTPQQEEQAQPEAAPVAAAAADGNVQSETPAPVAAPAPRTEERQAVQPAVTAHTEIKKAKPVREDNRPKNNNNNNNNTGNNSNQKQNENSYSNLDFDNTITNEGVLEIMPDGYGFLRSADYNYLSSPDDIYVSQSQIKLFGLKTGDTVKGSIRPPKEGEKYFPLVRVETINGRLPADVRDRVPFDYLTPLFPTERLNLFTETNNYSTRIIDLFTPIGKGQRGLIVAQPKTGKTNLLKEVANAIAKNHPEVYLIILLIDERPEEVTDMARSVRAEVIASTFDEPAERHVKIANIVLEKAKRLVECGHDVVILLDSITRLARAYNTTAPASGKILSGGVDANALHKPKRFFGAARNIERGGSLTILATALTDTGSKMDEVIFEEFKGTGNMELQLDRKLSNKRIFPAIDITASSTRRDDLLHDRDTLQRVWILRNHLADMNAQEAMEFVQAQIKNTKTNEEFLISMNS